From the genome of Cytobacillus firmus, one region includes:
- a CDS encoding ABC transporter ATP-binding protein — MLKVNGINAFYGKIQVLKNISLEVEEGSIVTILGANGAGKTTTMKTISGMLKAQAGSIQFQGQDVTGLRPDQLLRKGIALVPEGRQILSGMTVLENLEMGAYHRKDNEIDQDIKNVMERFPILEERQKQLGGTLSGGQQQMLAIARAILSKPKLLLLDEPSMGLAPLIVADIFKIIKEINEAGTTVLLVEQNARQALKISDYGYVLETGKMVAEGSSEKLLNDPRIMEAYLGRKSS; from the coding sequence ATGCTTAAGGTAAATGGGATTAACGCTTTTTACGGGAAAATCCAAGTTCTTAAAAACATCAGCCTCGAAGTGGAAGAAGGCAGTATTGTTACGATCCTTGGTGCAAATGGTGCAGGGAAGACAACGACCATGAAGACCATTTCCGGAATGCTTAAGGCTCAAGCCGGCAGCATTCAATTTCAGGGGCAGGATGTAACGGGACTCCGGCCGGACCAGCTGCTGCGCAAAGGGATTGCCCTTGTTCCGGAAGGCCGCCAGATTCTTTCCGGAATGACAGTGCTTGAAAACCTGGAAATGGGGGCATACCACCGGAAGGATAATGAAATTGACCAGGATATTAAGAACGTAATGGAGCGTTTTCCCATCCTCGAAGAAAGGCAGAAACAGCTTGGCGGAACATTATCCGGCGGACAGCAGCAGATGCTGGCCATTGCTAGGGCCATCCTCAGCAAACCAAAGCTGCTTCTTCTGGACGAACCGTCAATGGGACTGGCCCCTCTGATCGTGGCTGACATCTTTAAAATTATAAAAGAGATTAATGAAGCGGGCACGACTGTTCTATTGGTTGAACAGAATGCAAGGCAGGCCCTGAAAATATCCGATTACGGATACGTTTTGGAAACAGGCAAAATGGTTGCTGAAGGAAGTTCAGAGAAGCTTCTGAATGATCCGCGCATCATGGAAGCATACCTGGGGCGCAAATCAAGCTAA
- a CDS encoding ABC transporter ATP-binding protein, whose protein sequence is MVLQVKKACKNFGGLSALSDVSFSINQGEIFGLIGPNGAGKTTMFNLITSMFTPTSGEIIFNEDNINGLKPHLITKKGICRTFQNIRLFPQMTAEENVMVGEHCRSKSGVFSSVFRTKSQRQEEERIRSKANELLEFVGLGGFAETVSDSLAYGQQRRLEIARALASSPKLLLLDEPAAGMNETETSELFQLIKKIQEQGITVLLIEHDMPLVMKLCDRIAVLNFGKKIAEGTPAEIQNNPDVIEAYLGSEEEDMYA, encoded by the coding sequence ATGGTACTTCAAGTCAAAAAAGCATGTAAAAACTTTGGCGGGCTGAGTGCCCTGTCTGATGTTTCATTCTCCATTAATCAGGGAGAAATCTTTGGGCTGATTGGACCGAACGGAGCCGGGAAGACAACGATGTTCAACCTGATAACATCGATGTTTACTCCTACCTCAGGCGAGATTATCTTTAATGAAGACAATATCAATGGCTTAAAGCCGCACCTGATCACGAAAAAGGGAATTTGCAGGACATTCCAGAATATTCGCCTGTTTCCGCAGATGACAGCAGAAGAAAATGTGATGGTTGGGGAGCACTGCCGAAGCAAATCAGGGGTTTTCAGCAGTGTATTCAGGACAAAATCACAGCGGCAGGAAGAAGAGAGAATCCGCAGCAAAGCGAATGAACTATTAGAGTTTGTGGGGCTGGGCGGCTTCGCCGAAACTGTGTCAGACAGCCTCGCATACGGCCAGCAAAGAAGGCTGGAGATTGCCCGTGCCCTGGCCAGTTCTCCTAAATTGCTGCTGCTTGATGAACCGGCAGCCGGAATGAATGAAACAGAAACAAGCGAATTATTTCAACTCATCAAAAAAATTCAGGAACAGGGCATTACGGTCCTCCTGATTGAGCATGATATGCCGCTTGTCATGAAATTATGCGACCGTATTGCCGTCCTGAATTTCGGCAAGAAGATTGCTGAAGGCACACCTGCTGAAATCCAGAATAATCCTGATGTCATCGAAGCCTATCTCGGCAGTGAGGAGGAGGATATGTATGCTTAA
- a CDS encoding glycerophosphodiester phosphodiesterase family protein, which produces MNKRKKILKRIMITLLILGVFLFLNNSSLLTKERNDKPLLLAHRGMAQTFHMEGITGETCTAERIYEPEHNFLENTIPSMEAAFEAGADIVELDIQLTKDGQFAVFHDWTLDCRTNAKGNTREYTMEELKKLDIGYGYTADHGKTHPFRGKGIGMMPSLDEVMKEFPKGDLLIHIKSNDSQEGVKLAEYLSIFPADRLEKITVYGGDHPIAALKEEMPGMRAMSKATLKDCLLPYIGAGWTGYVPNACKNTQVHIPESYTKLLWGWPNKFLNRMDEAGTRVIVVAGDGSWSEGFDRPEDLQRLPESYSGGIWTNRIELIAPVYSKE; this is translated from the coding sequence ATGAATAAGAGAAAGAAAATCTTAAAAAGGATAATGATAACTTTATTAATTCTCGGCGTATTTCTATTTTTAAACAACAGCTCTCTGCTTACAAAAGAAAGAAACGATAAGCCGCTCCTGCTCGCTCATAGAGGAATGGCACAGACCTTTCATATGGAAGGGATCACAGGAGAGACGTGTACGGCTGAAAGAATTTACGAGCCTGAGCATAACTTTCTTGAGAATACGATTCCTTCCATGGAAGCAGCTTTTGAGGCAGGGGCAGATATAGTCGAACTGGATATACAGCTTACAAAGGATGGACAATTTGCGGTGTTCCATGATTGGACCCTGGATTGCCGGACAAATGCAAAAGGAAATACGAGAGAGTATACAATGGAGGAATTAAAAAAGCTGGACATTGGATACGGCTATACAGCCGATCACGGTAAAACCCATCCATTTCGCGGCAAGGGAATCGGAATGATGCCAAGCCTGGATGAAGTCATGAAAGAGTTCCCGAAAGGAGATCTCTTAATCCATATTAAAAGCAATGACTCCCAGGAAGGAGTAAAGCTTGCTGAATACCTGTCGATATTTCCAGCAGACAGGTTGGAGAAAATAACTGTATATGGAGGAGACCATCCAATTGCCGCACTGAAGGAAGAAATGCCTGGAATGCGGGCTATGTCTAAGGCTACATTGAAAGATTGCCTCCTGCCATATATAGGTGCGGGATGGACAGGTTATGTGCCAAATGCCTGCAAAAACACACAGGTTCATATTCCTGAATCATATACAAAGCTGCTGTGGGGATGGCCAAATAAGTTCTTAAACCGAATGGATGAGGCAGGTACAAGAGTTATAGTGGTTGCCGGGGATGGGAGCTGGTCGGAAGGCTTTGACAGACCGGAAGACCTACAACGGCTCCCTGAGAGCTATTCAGGAGGCATCTGGACAAACAGGATTGAGCTGATTGCCCCAGTATATAGTAAAGAATAG